Proteins encoded within one genomic window of Heptranchias perlo isolate sHepPer1 chromosome 35, sHepPer1.hap1, whole genome shotgun sequence:
- the LOC137302031 gene encoding zona pellucida sperm-binding protein 3-like gives MNDDWLTERTSTVYYLGDLIHIEASVSMTNHMPLKLYIDSCAATLSPDKDSTPRYNIIDYHGCLLDSKAEDSFSTFVLPRGERELDKLQFDLDAFRFFGDDRSLIFITCHLKVAAVDRRDSMNKACTFQNIWTPLEESTNDVCACCHRDNCGATREFRLDSRGRRDLASGPGNDAELKWEGEASLGPLVILDPYVTDLTTEPLNEVEQRMQERSPGGVASEVVLILALTVTAVSLISASLIALFLYRKHKQTQFN, from the exons atgaacg atgactggcttacagagcgcacctcgactgtctactacctgggtgacctcattcacattgaggcctctgtttcaatgactaaccacatgcccttgaagctctacattgacagctgtgcagctacattgagcccagacaaggattccaccccaagatacaacatcattgactaccatgg ttgcctcctggacagcaaagctgaggactccttttcaacctttgtgttgccaagaggtgaacgtgagctggacaaactccagtttgacctggatgcgttccgcttctttggagatgaccgttccttg attttcatcacctgtcacctgaaagttgctgcagtggatcggagagattccatgaacaaagcttgtactttccagaatat ctggaccccattggaagaatcGACCAATGACGTGTGTGCCTGTTGTCATCGGGATAACTGCGGTGCCACGAGGGAATTCCGacttgattccagaggaaggagggatcttgcatctggacctg ggaatgatgctgaattgaagtgggagggtgaggcctcacttggacccctggtcattctggatccttATGTGACGGACCTGACAACTGAGCCCCTTAATGaggttgagcaaaggatgcaggagaggtctccaggtg GTGTGGcgtctgaggtggtcctgatcctggccctgactgtgaccgctgtctctctgatctctgccTCTTTGATCGCCTTGTTTctgtacaggaaacacaagcaaacccagttcaactag